A window of the Nisaea acidiphila genome harbors these coding sequences:
- a CDS encoding PfkB family carbohydrate kinase, translated as MKPSAREKIKGISELSDIAGRLHHEGKKIAHAHGTFDLLHMGHVRHLEHARREGDVLFVTVTADEHVHKGPGRPVFTDQLRAEMLAALEYVDWVGINHAVSAEEVIDAIKPDAYIKGSDYVDADQDVTGKIVDERNAVERHGGRIVFTDDITFSSSELINRHVDVFEPEVKDYLDRIRQTVGLEQLLTLVESIKDMRILVIGDTILDEYQYVSPSGQPSKENIMSTRHEDMELFAGGVIAAANHVASFCKQVDIITCLGQNDSRENFIKTQSHENINIIPVYRPNAPTTRKVRFVDNSYVRKLFEVQFIEDSPLPPESRDDLHRKISELAPQYDLVMAADFGHGLISGNTVDLICKVSPFLAVNAQTNSANRGYNLITKYPRADYICIDAPEARLAVGDRFSDLAIIAQDVLPRRIDCNRMILTHGRHGCVAYDAGKPVSQIPAFTRRVVDTMGAGDAFFSITAPLAKVGTDIATIGLIGNIAGAIKVGIVGHRNSVDKVSVVKALTALLK; from the coding sequence ATGAAACCAAGTGCGCGAGAAAAGATAAAAGGCATATCCGAACTTTCGGATATCGCCGGTCGTCTTCATCATGAAGGCAAGAAGATCGCGCACGCGCACGGGACGTTCGATCTTCTCCATATGGGACATGTCCGGCATCTGGAACATGCCCGCCGCGAAGGCGACGTGCTCTTCGTGACAGTCACTGCCGACGAACACGTGCACAAGGGTCCCGGACGGCCGGTATTCACCGATCAGCTGCGCGCCGAAATGCTGGCTGCGCTCGAATATGTCGACTGGGTCGGAATCAATCACGCCGTTTCGGCCGAAGAGGTGATCGATGCGATCAAGCCCGATGCATATATTAAAGGCTCGGATTACGTCGACGCCGATCAGGATGTCACCGGCAAGATCGTGGATGAGCGCAATGCCGTCGAGCGGCATGGTGGCCGTATCGTTTTTACGGACGACATCACTTTCAGTTCCAGCGAGCTGATAAACCGGCATGTCGACGTTTTCGAACCCGAAGTTAAGGACTATCTCGACCGGATCCGGCAAACCGTCGGACTTGAGCAACTTCTGACCCTGGTCGAAAGCATCAAGGACATGCGGATCCTTGTGATCGGCGACACGATCCTCGATGAGTATCAGTATGTTTCGCCGTCCGGGCAGCCGTCCAAAGAGAACATCATGTCGACACGACATGAGGACATGGAACTCTTTGCCGGCGGCGTAATCGCCGCAGCGAACCACGTCGCGAGCTTTTGCAAGCAGGTCGATATCATCACCTGCCTCGGCCAGAACGACTCACGCGAAAACTTTATCAAGACGCAGTCGCACGAGAACATAAACATCATTCCGGTCTATCGCCCCAACGCGCCCACGACCCGGAAAGTGCGTTTCGTTGACAATTCCTATGTCCGAAAACTGTTCGAAGTGCAGTTCATAGAAGATTCGCCGCTGCCTCCGGAGAGCAGGGACGATCTGCATCGGAAGATCTCGGAACTGGCTCCACAATACGATCTCGTCATGGCGGCGGACTTCGGGCATGGACTGATCAGCGGCAACACGGTCGACCTGATCTGCAAGGTCTCCCCGTTTCTGGCCGTCAATGCTCAGACGAACAGCGCCAACCGGGGCTACAATCTCATTACGAAATATCCGCGTGCGGACTACATCTGCATCGATGCTCCCGAAGCCAGGCTTGCCGTCGGAGATCGCTTCAGCGACCTCGCGATAATTGCTCAGGATGTGCTTCCGAGGCGGATCGACTGCAATCGCATGATCCTCACCCACGGCCGTCACGGCTGCGTTGCCTACGATGCCGGGAAACCGGTTTCGCAGATTCCGGCATTCACCCGTCGGGTCGTCGACACGATGGGCGCAGGCGACGCCTTTTTCTCCATCACAGCGCCGCTGGCGAAAGTTGGAACGGATATTGCTACAATCGGGTTGATCGGAAACATAGCCGGAGC